The Rhinatrema bivittatum chromosome 4, aRhiBiv1.1, whole genome shotgun sequence genome window below encodes:
- the A4GALT gene encoding lactosylceramide 4-alpha-galactosyltransferase, whose product MFLLLEDQFCVVKTMNKISASVQKLFHVAMKNKFWTIFIIFIKFISFISIMFYLKITDEDKVQHYSLPLDVKCPITVPYTIPSSSLPEGGIYFVETSDQTNPHFLFMCSVESAARAHPETKVTVLMKGLTKLILPKNLGISLLSCFSNVEIRPLNFKDLFGNTPLASWHASSQDRWEPYLLPTLSDACRLAIMWKFGGIYLDTDFIVLKNLKNITNSLGIQSRYVLNGAFLSFEQEHKFIELCMQDFVDHYTAWIWGHQGPQLFTRVFKKWCSIRRLIDSKGCNGVSILPREAFYPIRWQDWRKYFEVITSADLNKYFQNTYAVHVWNKKSQGTRLKIGSKTILDQLHSNYCPSSYEIMKMYL is encoded by the coding sequence ATGTTTCTTTTGTTGGAAGATCAGTTTTGTGTTGTAAAGACAATGAATAAAATATCTGCCTCAGTGCAAAAATTATTCCATGTGGCTATGAAGAACAAATTTTGGACTATCTTTATCATCTTTATTaagtttatttcttttatttcaatcATGTTCTACCTGAAaatcacagatgaagacaaggttCAGCACTATAGTTTACCTCTGGATGTTAAATGCCCAATCACCGTGCCTTACACTATTCCTTCCAGCTCCCTTCCAGAGGGTGGGATATATTTTGTGGAAACTTCAGATCAAACAAACCCACATTTTTTATTCATGTGCTCAGTAGAATCAGCAGCAAGGGCTCACCCTGAGACCAAAGTAACTGTCTTGATGAAAGGTTTAACAAAATTAATACTACCTAAAAATCTGGGCATTTCCCTCCTCAGTTGTTTTTCTAATGTTGAGATTAGACCACTGAACTTTAAAGATCTTTTTGGAAATACACCTTTAGCCTCTTGGCATGCTTCATCTCAAGACAGATGGGAACCATATCTCTTGCCCACACTTTCTGATGCCTGTCGGTTAGCTATCATGTGGAAATTTGGCGGGATTTACTTGGATACAGATTTCATTGTTCTTAAGAATTTAAAGAACATCACTAACTCACTTGGTATTCAGTCTAGGTATGTATTAAATGGAGCCTTTCTTTCCTTTGAACAGGAACACAAATTTATAGAGCTTTGCATGCAAGACTTTGTTGATCATTACACTGCCTGGATTTGGGGGCACCAAGGACCGCAACTTTTTACCCGGGTTTTCAAAAAATGGTGTTCCATTAGAAGACTGATAGACAGCAAAGGTTGTAATGGGGTCAGCATCTTGCCTCGAGAGGCTTTTTATCCTATCCGCTGGCAGGACTGGAGGAAATATTTTGAAGTCATCACCTCTGCTGAtcttaataaatatttccaaaacacATATGCAGTACATGTCTGGAATAAAAAAAGCCAAGGAACCAGGTTAAAGATAGGTTCTAAAACTATACTAGATCAGCTTCACTCAAATTATTGCCCTTCTTCTTATGAGATAATGAAGATGTatctttga